The Thermoflavifilum sp. genome contains a region encoding:
- the trpS gene encoding tryptophan--tRNA ligase, whose translation MESRTGYKQLFSGGCIILRRMQTREIVVSGIRPTGFLHLGNYFGAIRQYLHMQESYDCYFFVADYHALTTHQNPALLRTQVYRVLAEYLACGLDPEKATIYVQSDMPEKAELYLLLNMLAYKGELEKVPTFKEKIRGKHEGINAGLLTYPVLMTADILIHRATKVPVGKDQEPHLEMARNLASRFNQKFGFLFPEPVAFSESGELLKVPSLDGKGKMSKSENEMATIYLADSDELIRKKIARAKTDAGPQAPHSPKSPEIENLFLLLKLVSSPETVAHFEQAYENCTIRYGELKQQLADDMIRLVAPIRRLAADLQKDIAYLKKIRKTGAEKARVSAKATLQRARELMGIAYD comes from the coding sequence ATGGAATCGCGTACTGGCTATAAACAGCTGTTTTCAGGCGGATGCATTATCTTGCGGCGCATGCAAACACGTGAAATTGTCGTCAGCGGTATTCGACCCACCGGCTTTCTGCATCTGGGCAATTATTTTGGGGCAATCCGGCAGTATCTGCACATGCAGGAAAGCTATGATTGCTATTTTTTTGTGGCCGATTATCACGCATTAACCACCCATCAGAATCCAGCACTTTTGCGCACACAGGTGTATCGGGTATTGGCCGAATACCTGGCCTGTGGGCTGGATCCGGAAAAGGCAACGATTTATGTACAGAGCGATATGCCGGAAAAAGCCGAACTCTACCTGCTGCTAAACATGCTGGCTTACAAGGGTGAACTGGAGAAAGTGCCCACATTTAAAGAAAAAATTCGTGGAAAACATGAAGGTATCAATGCCGGACTGCTCACCTATCCGGTGCTGATGACCGCCGATATCCTTATTCATCGGGCCACCAAAGTTCCGGTAGGTAAAGACCAGGAGCCCCATTTGGAGATGGCACGCAATCTTGCTTCACGGTTTAACCAGAAGTTTGGCTTTCTGTTTCCCGAACCCGTTGCCTTCAGCGAAAGCGGTGAGCTGCTGAAAGTGCCCAGTCTCGACGGCAAGGGCAAGATGAGTAAAAGTGAAAACGAAATGGCCACGATTTACCTAGCCGATTCCGACGAATTGATCCGCAAAAAAATTGCGCGTGCCAAAACCGATGCCGGCCCCCAGGCTCCCCATAGTCCGAAATCACCTGAAATTGAAAATCTATTTCTGCTGTTGAAATTGGTCTCTTCACCCGAAACGGTTGCGCATTTTGAACAGGCGTATGAGAATTGCACGATTCGCTATGGAGAGCTCAAACAACAATTGGCCGACGATATGATCCGGCTCGTTGCCCCGATTCGCCGGCTTGCAGCCGATTTACAAAAAGATATAGCCTATCTGAAAAAAATCCGCAAAACAGGTGCTGAAAAGGCACGCGTGAGTGCCAAAGCCACCCTGCAACGTGCCCGCGAACTGATGGGCATCGCCTACGATTGA
- a CDS encoding YitT family protein — MPPRSLRIRRLRSRSTVWKQASKDIVYIVAGIFSAGFGLKGFLLPGRFLDGGATGISLLLRFITGYPLSVLLVLVNVPFILMGYRQFSRNFALKSILGIIGLAICLETVHFPVITQDKLLIAVFGGFFIGAGTGLAMRGGGVLDGTEILSVFLSRHSAFTVGDIIAALNVCIFSVAAFVINVETALYAMLTYLSASKTVEYLVYGIEEYVGLMIISDESELIRRILIHKLGKGITIYKGRKGMTRSGHSTQEIDIIYTVVTRLEVQRLHQEILQIDEKAFIVQTPVIDTRGGMIRRRPLH; from the coding sequence ATGCCCCCACGAAGCTTACGAATCCGCCGCCTCAGGTCACGCAGCACCGTCTGGAAGCAGGCATCTAAAGATATTGTTTATATCGTAGCGGGTATTTTTTCTGCTGGATTCGGGTTGAAAGGATTCCTTCTGCCGGGTCGTTTTCTGGATGGTGGTGCCACGGGTATTTCGCTGCTGCTGCGATTCATTACGGGTTATCCGCTGTCCGTATTGCTGGTGCTGGTCAATGTGCCGTTTATCCTGATGGGCTACCGGCAATTTTCGAGAAACTTCGCCCTCAAGTCTATCCTGGGCATCATCGGGCTTGCCATTTGTTTAGAGACGGTGCATTTCCCGGTGATTACACAGGATAAGCTGCTGATTGCCGTATTCGGAGGATTCTTCATTGGCGCGGGTACAGGACTGGCCATGCGGGGAGGCGGCGTGTTAGACGGCACGGAAATCCTTTCGGTATTTCTCAGCCGGCACAGCGCTTTTACCGTAGGCGACATCATTGCCGCGCTCAACGTATGTATTTTTTCGGTGGCGGCTTTTGTAATCAATGTGGAAACGGCATTGTATGCCATGCTTACTTACCTCAGTGCTTCCAAAACGGTGGAATACCTCGTATATGGCATTGAAGAATATGTGGGGTTGATGATCATTTCCGACGAGAGTGAACTCATCAGGCGCATTTTGATTCACAAATTAGGAAAGGGTATTACCATCTACAAGGGCAGAAAGGGAATGACCCGGTCGGGACATAGTACACAGGAAATCGATATTATTTACACGGTGGTAACCCGACTGGAGGTGCAGCGATTACATCAGGAAATTCTCCAGATCGACGAAAAAGCCTTTATCGTACAAACGCCGGTGATCGATACCCGTGGAGGTATGATCAGACGCCGACCCTTGCATTGA
- a CDS encoding deoxynucleoside kinase gives MPKKEKPRHIAIAGNIGAGKTTLTELLARHYQWVPQYEDVEDNPYLNDFYEDMPRWSFNLQIYFLHHRLRQLLEIQRGKDTVVQDRTIYEDAEIFAPNLHDMGLMSKRDFENYYQLFQTLRELIQPPDLLIYIKASVPTLVDNIQKRGREYEENIRLDYLKRLNERYNQWIEHYREGPVLVVDADQNRFAEREEDLGEIIARIDSQLYGLF, from the coding sequence ATGCCTAAGAAAGAAAAACCCCGACACATTGCTATTGCCGGTAACATTGGAGCCGGTAAAACCACACTTACCGAATTGCTGGCCCGTCATTACCAGTGGGTCCCCCAGTATGAAGATGTAGAAGACAATCCTTATCTGAACGATTTTTATGAAGACATGCCCCGCTGGTCGTTTAATCTGCAGATTTATTTTTTACATCATCGCTTACGTCAGTTGCTCGAAATCCAGCGCGGGAAGGATACGGTCGTACAGGATCGAACGATTTATGAAGATGCCGAAATCTTTGCGCCTAACCTGCACGATATGGGATTGATGTCGAAACGTGATTTTGAAAATTATTATCAGCTGTTTCAAACCCTTCGTGAGCTCATTCAACCACCCGACCTGCTGATCTATATCAAGGCTTCCGTGCCCACACTGGTAGATAATATCCAGAAACGTGGCAGGGAATATGAAGAAAATATCCGGCTCGATTATCTGAAACGATTGAATGAACGCTATAACCAGTGGATTGAACACTATCGTGAAGGGCCCGTGCTGGTGGTGGATGCCGACCAAAATCGTTTTGCCGAACGTGAAGAAGATTTAGGAGAAATTATTGCCCGCATCGATTCGCAACTCTATGGCCTTTTTTGA
- a CDS encoding tetratricopeptide repeat protein: MDARIFMMGAILCLFIQGGMPSVAVSSSYTYDFNARCQTAYQLIMAMRIREAQQLMEDEQKAHPDNLIPVLLQNYIDFMELFFDGGPAAYQQKLADRNTCLSLLANGNRDSPYYLFTQAVVHFQWSLIKVKFGDRISAAWEFRRAYLMFSDNRKRYPQFYPNDIFLGAMKTAIGTVPEGYRWISDILGMKGSIEEGMHMLKQVIARGDDQQILFGNEAYIYYCYLLFYIERNPEAVFRFIREKNLDTRQNQLYAFMVANLALNHHRSAYALRVLQNRDQQHDYLDMPSLDFELGSIYLNSLQADSAIRYLQAFLQRTKTDYYKKDALLRLSWAYTLKGQSAMAAQCRQRILKEGNAIVDADKTALLEARKNTPVDIHILRARLLSDGGYFRQALDELNSLSATALPDYLNKLMYAYFMARIYDEMGEDDKAIPYYQATIEAGRNLPEYYAARAAWQMGMIYEKRNEPQKALYYYNLCLQMPEKEYKNSLDQWAKAGIERIQNK, encoded by the coding sequence ATGGATGCGCGTATTTTCATGATGGGTGCGATATTATGCCTGTTTATACAGGGAGGCATGCCATCGGTTGCGGTTTCTTCTTCCTATACTTATGATTTCAATGCTCGTTGTCAGACGGCATATCAACTCATCATGGCCATGCGGATACGCGAGGCGCAACAGCTCATGGAGGATGAACAGAAAGCTCATCCCGATAACTTGATTCCTGTGCTGCTGCAGAATTACATCGATTTCATGGAATTGTTTTTCGATGGAGGGCCTGCTGCTTATCAACAAAAACTCGCCGATCGAAATACCTGTTTATCGTTACTGGCCAATGGTAACCGCGATTCGCCCTACTATCTCTTTACACAGGCCGTTGTGCATTTTCAATGGAGCTTAATTAAAGTAAAATTTGGCGACCGCATTTCCGCGGCATGGGAATTCCGGAGAGCCTATCTGATGTTTAGCGATAATAGAAAACGTTATCCCCAGTTTTATCCAAACGATATTTTTCTGGGGGCAATGAAAACGGCCATTGGAACGGTTCCTGAAGGATATCGCTGGATTTCCGATATTCTGGGGATGAAGGGCAGCATTGAAGAGGGTATGCACATGCTGAAGCAGGTGATAGCTCGTGGCGACGACCAGCAGATACTTTTCGGCAATGAAGCCTATATTTATTATTGCTACCTGTTGTTTTATATTGAACGCAATCCGGAAGCCGTATTTCGTTTTATCAGGGAAAAAAATCTGGATACCCGGCAAAATCAGCTGTATGCTTTTATGGTAGCCAATCTGGCACTGAATCACCACCGTAGCGCTTATGCGTTGCGCGTATTGCAAAACCGCGATCAGCAGCACGACTACCTCGATATGCCCTCACTGGATTTTGAATTAGGCAGCATTTACCTGAACAGCCTGCAGGCCGATTCGGCTATTCGTTATTTACAGGCTTTTTTGCAACGTACGAAAACGGATTATTACAAAAAAGATGCTTTGCTGAGATTGAGCTGGGCTTATACACTCAAAGGGCAATCGGCTATGGCAGCCCAGTGCAGGCAACGTATCTTAAAGGAAGGCAATGCAATTGTGGATGCCGATAAAACGGCTTTACTGGAGGCCAGAAAAAACACTCCGGTTGATATCCATATTTTACGTGCACGTTTACTCAGCGATGGCGGCTATTTCCGTCAGGCGCTGGATGAATTAAACAGCCTATCGGCAACTGCATTGCCTGATTATTTGAATAAGCTCATGTATGCTTATTTCATGGCCAGGATATACGACGAAATGGGTGAAGATGATAAAGCTATTCCCTATTATCAGGCCACGATTGAAGCGGGTCGCAATTTACCCGAATACTATGCAGCTCGTGCAGCCTGGCAGATGGGCATGATTTATGAAAAACGCAATGAGCCTCAAAAAGCGCTGTACTATTATAATCTTTGCCTGCAGATGCCCGAAAAGGAATACAAAAATTCGCTGGACCAATGGGCAAAAGCCGGTATCGAACGTATCCAGAACAAATGA
- a CDS encoding agmatine deiminase family protein, producing MASDKRQFPDQPVPAALGYYFPAEWHPHRATWLSWPHNEDSWPGKIQSIYPEFIRFIKVLTAGEKVCLNVNDEPMENMVRRSLEREQVDIQQIEFYQHPTNDAWCRDCGPAFLINPAAPEPKVIVDWRFNAWGGKYTPYELDDQLPERIAEALHLPVYRPGIVMEGGAVDFNGAGTVLTTTSCLLHANRNPHLSREEIEQYLEAYYGVKQVLWLEEGIAGDDTDGHVDDIARFVNVHTVAAAVETNPEDENYRPLQRNLKLLKAMRLPDGKPIDIVELPMPRPVYYEGRRLPASYANFYIANQAVIVPTFRDREHDEQALQILSACFPDREIVGIDSVDIIWGLGSFHCLSQQEPAVV from the coding sequence ATGGCATCGGATAAACGGCAATTTCCGGATCAACCTGTACCCGCGGCACTGGGGTATTATTTTCCGGCAGAATGGCATCCGCATCGGGCAACCTGGCTCAGCTGGCCGCACAATGAAGATTCCTGGCCGGGGAAAATCCAGAGCATTTATCCCGAATTCATTCGGTTCATCAAGGTGCTGACAGCAGGCGAAAAAGTGTGTTTAAACGTAAACGATGAGCCGATGGAAAACATGGTCAGGCGCAGCCTGGAGCGCGAGCAGGTGGATATCCAGCAGATTGAATTTTACCAACATCCCACCAACGATGCCTGGTGTCGCGACTGTGGACCTGCATTCTTGATCAATCCTGCTGCTCCCGAACCGAAGGTAATTGTAGATTGGCGTTTTAATGCCTGGGGAGGAAAATACACGCCGTATGAACTCGACGACCAGCTGCCAGAGCGAATAGCCGAGGCCCTGCATCTACCGGTATATCGGCCGGGCATAGTCATGGAGGGAGGAGCTGTAGATTTCAACGGGGCGGGCACTGTACTTACCACCACATCGTGCCTGCTACATGCGAATCGCAATCCGCATCTATCCCGAGAAGAAATTGAACAATATCTCGAAGCTTATTACGGGGTGAAGCAGGTGTTATGGCTGGAGGAAGGCATTGCCGGGGATGATACTGATGGACATGTGGACGATATAGCGCGTTTTGTGAATGTACATACGGTGGCGGCCGCCGTAGAAACCAATCCAGAAGATGAGAATTACAGGCCTTTGCAGCGAAACCTGAAATTATTGAAAGCGATGCGATTGCCGGATGGCAAACCTATTGATATCGTAGAATTGCCCATGCCCCGCCCTGTATATTATGAAGGTCGCCGATTGCCTGCATCTTATGCTAATTTTTACATTGCCAATCAAGCCGTAATTGTGCCCACCTTCAGGGATCGTGAACATGATGAACAGGCTCTGCAAATCCTTTCCGCCTGTTTTCCGGATCGGGAAATCGTAGGCATTGATTCCGTGGATATTATCTGGGGCCTCGGTAGTTTTCATTGCCTGAGCCAGCAAGAGCCGGCGGTGGTATAA
- the recN gene encoding DNA repair protein RecN: MLQRLYVKNYAIIDELEIHFSPHFTCITGETGAGKSILIDALALLLGERADSGVLADAQQKGVVEGEFVLPDDKPIRELFAAFDWDWDRQVIIRRELLPPAKGSGKSRAFVNDTPAHLQQLQQLTRYLVDLHQQFDTLQLLQSGFQREVIDAFCHHSDLLHRYHQHFHELVQRQQQLTALQTSYQQALRDLDYDQFLLQELQDAHFQEHEIEQLEEEQRLLEHIAGIRQSIEQAYQLLNGDVSGEYAAILAQLKQAKHLLESAAGLHRLFQPLADRLHSAYIELQDIADELSRQMDGVMHQPGRLEQVQERLSLAYRLMKKHQVQDTAGLLARQRQLEEKIQQVSLSDEQIQRLQNEIAALQETLQHEADEISRNRQAVAGPFAAQVNQLLGRIGMPNARLQVAIQPAPLGEWGSDDVQFLWDANQTGQFISIRQVASGGELSRLMLCIKSLVAAHMQLPTLIFDEIDQGISGEAARQVGLLLAGLARQHQIICITHQPQIASRADRHLMVYKEKVKHKIATRVQPLEGEARVEAIARMLAGNHLTPAAIENARELIERPAE; encoded by the coding sequence ATGCTGCAACGGCTTTATGTTAAAAACTACGCCATCATCGATGAGTTGGAGATTCATTTTTCTCCGCATTTCACCTGCATTACGGGAGAGACCGGTGCCGGGAAATCTATTCTTATCGATGCTCTGGCATTGTTACTGGGGGAACGGGCCGATTCGGGTGTGCTGGCCGACGCGCAGCAGAAGGGAGTGGTAGAAGGGGAATTTGTTTTACCCGACGATAAGCCCATCAGGGAATTATTTGCAGCATTCGACTGGGATTGGGATCGGCAGGTAATCATCCGCCGTGAGTTGTTGCCGCCGGCTAAAGGATCGGGGAAATCGCGCGCTTTTGTAAACGATACACCGGCTCATTTGCAGCAATTGCAACAGCTGACGCGTTATCTGGTCGATTTGCATCAACAATTTGATACGCTGCAACTGTTGCAGAGTGGTTTTCAGCGTGAAGTCATTGATGCCTTTTGCCATCATTCCGATTTACTGCACAGGTATCATCAGCATTTTCACGAGCTTGTACAGCGGCAACAGCAACTCACAGCCTTGCAAACCAGCTATCAGCAGGCCCTACGCGATTTAGACTACGATCAGTTTTTACTGCAGGAGCTGCAGGATGCTCATTTTCAGGAGCATGAAATCGAACAGCTGGAGGAAGAACAACGTTTGCTGGAACATATCGCCGGCATACGTCAGTCGATTGAACAGGCTTATCAGTTACTGAATGGCGATGTTTCTGGCGAATATGCCGCCATACTTGCGCAGCTGAAGCAGGCCAAACATTTGCTGGAATCGGCCGCCGGATTGCATCGCCTCTTTCAGCCATTGGCCGACCGGTTGCACTCGGCCTATATTGAATTACAGGATATAGCCGATGAACTCTCCAGGCAAATGGATGGCGTGATGCATCAACCCGGCCGGCTGGAGCAGGTGCAGGAAAGGCTTTCCCTGGCCTACCGCCTGATGAAGAAGCACCAGGTGCAGGATACAGCCGGATTGCTTGCCCGGCAGCGGCAACTGGAAGAGAAAATCCAGCAGGTATCGTTGAGTGATGAGCAGATTCAACGGCTGCAGAATGAGATTGCGGCCTTGCAGGAAACGCTGCAGCACGAAGCTGATGAGATTTCACGAAATCGACAGGCCGTGGCCGGACCTTTTGCAGCACAGGTGAATCAATTGCTGGGCCGTATTGGTATGCCTAACGCCAGGCTTCAGGTGGCCATTCAACCTGCACCCCTCGGCGAATGGGGAAGCGATGATGTGCAGTTTCTCTGGGATGCCAATCAAACCGGCCAATTTATTTCCATCCGGCAGGTGGCGTCGGGCGGAGAACTCAGTCGATTGATGCTCTGTATCAAATCGTTGGTCGCCGCACACATGCAACTGCCCACGTTGATTTTCGATGAAATCGATCAGGGAATTTCCGGAGAAGCGGCCCGGCAGGTAGGTTTGTTATTAGCCGGTCTGGCCAGGCAACACCAGATTATCTGTATCACACACCAGCCGCAGATCGCCAGCCGTGCCGACAGGCACTTGATGGTGTATAAAGAAAAAGTCAAACACAAAATTGCCACCCGTGTGCAACCATTAGAAGGAGAAGCCCGTGTGGAAGCCATAGCCCGCATGCTTGCCGGAAATCATCTCACACCTGCAGCCATCGAGAATGCACGCGAACTCATCGAGCGGCCGGCAGAATAG
- a CDS encoding C4-type zinc ribbon domain-containing protein → MATAKEYSVEEKLVSLLTLQKIDSKLDEIKTLRGELPMEVNDLEDEIAGLQTRLTHIEDEIAGIQKFIANKKNLIKEAEALIKKYEKQKDNVKNDREFNALQKEIEMQTLEISLAEKHIKEANEEIKEKNRMLELARQAIHDKEANLKIKKSELEKIIVETEKEESQFQKLATEARSKVDPRLLAAYEKIRKTYRNGLAVVPIERDACGGCYNAIPPQRQAEIKQRKKIIVCENCGRILVDAELHESVHLPGQKAAKAKS, encoded by the coding sequence ATGGCTACCGCAAAAGAATATTCCGTCGAAGAGAAACTCGTTTCCCTGCTCACTTTACAGAAGATTGATTCCAAATTAGATGAAATTAAAACACTGAGGGGGGAGCTTCCCATGGAAGTGAACGACCTTGAGGATGAAATTGCAGGGCTACAAACCCGCCTTACCCACATTGAAGATGAAATTGCCGGGATTCAAAAGTTTATTGCGAACAAAAAAAATCTCATCAAAGAAGCAGAAGCGCTGATCAAAAAATACGAGAAGCAGAAAGATAATGTGAAGAACGACCGGGAATTCAATGCCCTGCAGAAGGAAATTGAAATGCAAACCCTGGAGATCAGTCTTGCTGAAAAACACATCAAGGAGGCCAACGAAGAAATTAAGGAAAAGAATCGCATGCTGGAACTGGCCAGGCAAGCCATTCACGACAAGGAAGCCAATCTGAAAATCAAGAAATCGGAACTGGAAAAAATCATCGTAGAAACAGAAAAAGAGGAATCCCAGTTTCAGAAACTTGCAACAGAAGCCCGAAGCAAAGTTGATCCCCGGCTGCTGGCGGCTTATGAAAAAATCCGCAAAACTTACCGCAACGGCCTTGCTGTGGTGCCCATCGAACGCGATGCCTGTGGCGGTTGCTACAATGCCATTCCCCCGCAACGACAGGCTGAAATCAAACAGCGCAAAAAAATCATCGTGTGTGAAAACTGTGGCCGTATCCTGGTAGATGCCGAATTGCATGAATCCGTTCACCTTCCCGGTCAGAAAGCCGCAAAGGCCAAATCCTGA
- a CDS encoding carbon-nitrogen hydrolase → MRVINLGLIQMSCTADRGVNLQKALQYMEQAADRGAQLICTQELFTSLYFCDREDYRNFELAEPVPGPTTEALMAFARRRNVVVVASLFEKRASGVFHNTAVVIDADGRYLGKYRKMHIPDDPGYYEKFYFTPGDLGYRVFHTKFGNVGVLICWDQWYPEAARIVSLMGADLIVYPTAIGWALSQDEATNREQYEAWQTIQRAHAVANGLPVAVINRVGVENDMRFWGGSFVANPFGSLLYQASHDEEEVIVQPIDLDQIGHYRVHWPFLRDRRIDSYQPIIKRFIDQSSS, encoded by the coding sequence ATGCGAGTCATCAACCTGGGATTGATTCAGATGAGTTGCACGGCCGACCGGGGTGTTAATTTGCAAAAAGCATTGCAATACATGGAACAGGCCGCCGATCGGGGTGCTCAGCTCATCTGCACACAGGAACTATTTACATCCCTGTATTTCTGTGATCGGGAAGATTATCGAAATTTTGAACTGGCCGAACCAGTACCCGGTCCTACCACGGAAGCGTTGATGGCTTTTGCCAGAAGACGAAATGTGGTGGTGGTGGCATCCTTATTTGAAAAAAGAGCTTCCGGCGTTTTTCATAACACAGCGGTGGTGATTGATGCAGATGGGCGTTACCTGGGCAAATATCGGAAGATGCATATTCCGGACGATCCAGGCTATTACGAAAAATTTTATTTCACGCCCGGCGACCTTGGCTATCGCGTGTTTCATACAAAATTCGGCAATGTCGGGGTATTGATTTGCTGGGATCAGTGGTACCCGGAAGCTGCACGCATTGTGAGTCTTATGGGAGCCGATTTGATTGTATATCCTACGGCGATCGGCTGGGCGCTCAGTCAGGACGAAGCCACCAACCGCGAGCAATATGAAGCCTGGCAAACCATTCAGCGAGCCCATGCTGTGGCTAATGGCCTGCCTGTAGCTGTCATTAACCGCGTGGGAGTGGAAAACGACATGCGTTTCTGGGGTGGATCATTTGTGGCCAATCCGTTTGGAAGCCTGCTCTACCAGGCCTCGCATGATGAAGAAGAAGTCATCGTTCAGCCCATCGACCTGGATCAAATCGGTCATTACCGTGTGCACTGGCCATTTTTGCGCGATCGACGTATCGATTCCTATCAACCCATCATCAAACGATTTATTGATCAATCATCATCCTGA
- a CDS encoding Nif3-like dinuclear metal center hexameric protein — protein MINSLSDMQINEIIQFLEEIAPLAYQESYDNAGLLVGRADQPLQGMLITLDITEAVVQEAIQKHCNLIVSHHPIIFHPLKRITGATDAERAIMLAIQSNIVLYAAHTNLDQVAEGVNAMIAERLGLLHPQVLAPLRGKLKKLVTFVPHAHAAALRTALFHAGAGTIGQYDECSYNIEGMGTFRAREGAHPYVGAVGEQHQEPETRIETIFPAHRETAVVEALLRHHPYEEVAYDIYPLDNLHPRVGPGMVGELPEPLPVDVFLKHVQKALQTGCIRYTRYTGMIQRVAVCGGAGVFLLPEAIKAGAQAFVTADVKYHEFFRAEGRLLLLDAGHYETEQFTIDLLERLIRKKFPNFAPLKSEICTNPINYFS, from the coding sequence GTGATCAACTCCTTGAGCGATATGCAAATAAATGAAATCATTCAGTTTCTGGAAGAAATAGCACCGCTTGCTTATCAGGAATCCTATGATAATGCCGGCCTGCTGGTTGGCAGGGCCGATCAGCCCTTGCAGGGCATGCTGATTACCCTCGATATCACGGAGGCGGTAGTGCAGGAAGCCATCCAGAAGCATTGCAATTTAATTGTTTCCCATCACCCGATCATTTTTCATCCCCTGAAGCGCATTACAGGCGCCACGGATGCGGAAAGAGCCATCATGCTGGCGATTCAATCGAACATCGTATTGTATGCGGCGCATACCAATCTCGATCAGGTAGCCGAAGGGGTAAATGCCATGATTGCCGAGCGGCTTGGCTTGCTTCATCCGCAAGTATTGGCACCTTTACGGGGGAAATTGAAAAAGTTAGTCACCTTCGTGCCTCATGCCCATGCCGCCGCTTTACGAACGGCGCTGTTTCATGCAGGAGCCGGAACCATAGGCCAGTATGATGAATGCAGCTACAACATAGAAGGCATGGGAACGTTTCGTGCACGAGAAGGTGCTCATCCTTATGTGGGAGCGGTGGGTGAGCAACATCAGGAACCCGAGACCAGGATAGAAACTATTTTTCCGGCTCATCGGGAAACAGCCGTGGTCGAAGCCCTGCTCAGGCATCATCCTTACGAAGAAGTAGCTTATGATATTTATCCGCTCGACAATCTGCATCCACGCGTGGGCCCGGGCATGGTGGGTGAATTACCCGAACCTCTGCCGGTGGATGTGTTCCTGAAACACGTGCAAAAAGCCTTGCAGACAGGCTGTATTCGATATACCCGATATACGGGTATGATTCAACGCGTGGCTGTATGTGGTGGAGCGGGTGTCTTTCTCTTGCCGGAAGCCATCAAAGCCGGAGCACAGGCTTTTGTGACGGCTGATGTCAAATACCACGAATTTTTCAGGGCGGAGGGGCGCCTGCTGTTACTCGACGCAGGCCATTACGAGACCGAGCAATTCACCATCGACCTGCTGGAAAGGTTAATCAGAAAAAAATTTCCTAACTTTGCGCCTCTTAAATCCGAGATCTGTACCAATCCCATAAATTATTTTTCATAG